A stretch of the Bacillus anthracis str. Vollum genome encodes the following:
- a CDS encoding Cof-type HAD-IIB family hydrolase, translating into MKLIAIDLDGTLLSGNKMISKENAEAIRKCQEAGHVVAICTGRSIVDIERLLLEVNLECPIIAENGALIYKDKKMMKRYPIQNMQALEIVNYLEENGLYYQLYTDKGVYVPDYGVESVRNEIEYVKNSKENFDLKELETIAALYLEHTAFLSAESCKPIVETDIHVHKLLPFSYDMEKLKKLKETFLHNTDLAITSSYWHNLEINHRDAQKGNGLYTLAEHLNIPVENTVAIGDGLNDVSMMEKANISIAMGNAVEEIKAMCQYETLTNEEHGVAHALYKYVM; encoded by the coding sequence ATGAAATTAATCGCAATTGATTTAGATGGAACCCTTCTTTCGGGGAATAAAATGATTAGTAAAGAGAATGCAGAAGCGATTCGAAAATGCCAGGAAGCGGGCCATGTTGTGGCAATTTGTACAGGACGTTCTATAGTCGACATTGAACGATTGTTGCTAGAAGTGAATTTAGAGTGTCCAATTATTGCTGAAAATGGTGCGCTTATATATAAAGATAAAAAAATGATGAAACGATATCCAATTCAAAATATGCAAGCACTTGAGATTGTGAATTATCTTGAAGAGAATGGTTTATATTATCAGCTTTATACTGATAAAGGTGTGTACGTACCAGATTATGGAGTAGAGAGTGTACGTAATGAAATAGAATATGTGAAGAATTCAAAAGAAAATTTCGACTTGAAAGAATTAGAAACGATTGCAGCATTATACCTTGAACATACAGCGTTTCTTAGTGCAGAAAGTTGTAAACCAATTGTAGAAACTGATATACACGTGCATAAGCTTTTACCATTTTCTTATGACATGGAAAAATTAAAAAAGTTAAAAGAAACGTTTCTGCATAATACGGATTTAGCAATTACATCTTCATATTGGCATAATTTAGAGATTAATCACCGAGATGCTCAAAAAGGAAATGGACTATATACTTTAGCAGAACATCTGAATATTCCAGTTGAAAATACTGTAGCAATAGGTGATGGGCTGAACGATGTATCTATGATGGAAAAAGCAAATATATCAATTGCAATGGGAAATGCAGTTGAAGAAATAAAAGCGATGTGTCAATACGAAACATTGACTAATGAAGAACACGGTGTCGCACATGCTTTATATAAATATGTAATGTAA
- a CDS encoding cysteine dioxygenase family protein, translating to MLTCNGSKTFQTFIKAVTDLVNSNLLEDQIVCRIEKLLEKLLEKKTWLPLEKQKANSAQYARHLLYEDPLNRFEVLALVWKDGQSTPLHDHDGTWGVEGVFTGRIMVQNFIQTKQLENSLVYLTHTGNLYLGEGETDKVIPPADCHILEIAENESVVTIHIYGKRLEKFKIYVPTEEKNVYMCETKYISYSS from the coding sequence ATGTTAACATGTAATGGAAGTAAGACGTTCCAAACGTTTATTAAAGCTGTAACGGATTTAGTAAATAGCAATTTATTAGAAGATCAAATTGTTTGTAGGATTGAAAAATTATTAGAAAAACTTTTAGAAAAGAAAACATGGCTTCCGTTAGAAAAACAGAAGGCGAATTCAGCTCAATATGCACGACACTTGCTATATGAAGATCCTTTAAATCGTTTTGAAGTATTAGCTCTTGTATGGAAAGATGGACAATCGACTCCTTTACATGATCATGATGGCACATGGGGAGTAGAAGGCGTATTTACAGGAAGAATAATGGTGCAGAACTTTATACAAACGAAGCAGCTTGAAAATTCACTTGTTTATTTAACTCATACAGGAAATCTTTATTTGGGAGAAGGAGAAACAGATAAAGTCATTCCACCAGCTGATTGTCATATTCTTGAAATAGCAGAAAATGAAAGCGTTGTCACTATTCATATTTATGGAAAACGTTTAGAAAAGTTTAAAATATATGTCCCAACTGAAGAAAAGAATGTGTACATGTGTGAGACGAAATATATTAGTTATAGTTCATAG
- a CDS encoding macrolide family glycosyltransferase produces the protein MLNILMINLPAEGHVNPTLSLVKAFTERGDHVHYITTEHFKGRIEDLGATVYTHPDLLKDISIDTETSYGLNSFFHVHVQTSLYILEITKQLCESINFDFVIYDIFGAGELVKEYLQIPGIVSSPIFLIPTEFLETLPFHPNAEIPFQPDEISEQLLYRMEHEFGVKPKNNLQFMHNKGDITLVYTSRYFQPNSDLFGENNIFIGPSISKRKTNVEFPLELLKGKKVIYISMGTLLEGLEPFFNTCIDTFSDFKGVVVMAIGDRNDRSKIKKAPDNFIIASYVLQSEILNEADVFITHGGMNSVHDAIYFNVPFVIIPHDKDQPMIAQRLTELEAAHRLLKEHVNVQSLKEAVTDVLLNEKYKHGIRKLKDSFLQCGGAKEAISVIKSLLNK, from the coding sequence GTGCTAAATATTTTAATGATTAATTTGCCAGCAGAGGGACATGTAAACCCGACATTAAGTTTAGTCAAAGCCTTTACTGAACGGGGGGATCACGTACACTATATTACAACAGAACACTTTAAAGGCAGAATTGAAGATTTGGGAGCTACTGTATATACCCATCCAGATTTATTAAAGGATATTTCTATTGATACTGAAACTTCATATGGATTGAACTCTTTCTTTCATGTACATGTTCAAACTTCTTTATATATATTAGAAATTACGAAACAATTATGTGAAAGCATTAATTTTGATTTCGTAATTTATGATATATTTGGTGCTGGAGAGTTAGTAAAGGAGTATTTACAAATTCCAGGCATAGTTTCTTCTCCTATATTTTTAATTCCTACTGAATTTTTGGAGACTTTACCTTTTCATCCTAATGCAGAAATACCATTCCAACCTGATGAAATTTCTGAACAGTTACTATATCGAATGGAACATGAATTTGGAGTAAAGCCTAAAAACAATCTTCAATTTATGCATAACAAGGGAGATATTACTCTTGTGTACACAAGTCGTTACTTCCAACCTAATAGCGATTTGTTTGGAGAAAATAACATTTTTATTGGACCAAGTATTTCAAAGCGTAAAACAAATGTAGAGTTTCCACTTGAATTGCTTAAAGGTAAGAAAGTTATTTATATTTCAATGGGGACACTGCTTGAAGGACTTGAACCATTCTTTAATACTTGTATTGATACTTTCTCAGATTTTAAAGGGGTAGTTGTAATGGCAATTGGTGATAGAAATGATCGTTCTAAAATTAAGAAAGCGCCAGACAATTTTATAATTGCTTCATACGTACTCCAATCAGAAATATTAAATGAAGCAGATGTTTTTATTACACATGGCGGCATGAACAGTGTACACGACGCTATTTATTTTAATGTCCCATTTGTCATCATTCCACATGATAAAGATCAACCGATGATAGCACAAAGATTAACTGAGCTTGAAGCCGCACATAGGTTATTGAAAGAGCATGTTAATGTACAAAGTTTAAAAGAAGCGGTAACAGACGTACTTTTAAATGAAAAGTATAAACATGGTATACGAAAATTAAAAGATAGCTTTTTACAATGTGGTGGTGCAAAAGAAGCAATCTCAGTTATTAAATCTCTATTAAATAAATAG
- a CDS encoding Vat family streptogramin A O-acetyltransferase, whose translation MNPNPNVKYPIEGNQNVHFIKNTITKANILVGDYSYYDAKDGETFEDRVLHHYEFLGDRLIIGKFCCIASGVTFIMNGANHRMDGFSAYPFNIFGNGWEKYTPNLSDLPYKGDTVIGNDVWIGMDATIMPGIKIGDGAIIAAKSVVTRDVAPYTIVGGNPANKIRERFSNAIIEELLQIQWWHFDIEKITENIGAIVQGNIEPLRKLKRE comes from the coding sequence ATGAATCCTAATCCAAATGTTAAATACCCTATTGAAGGAAATCAAAACGTCCATTTTATAAAAAATACAATAACAAAAGCTAATATACTCGTTGGAGACTATTCATATTATGATGCGAAAGATGGAGAAACATTTGAAGATCGAGTATTACATCATTATGAATTTCTTGGAGATCGCCTTATTATTGGAAAGTTTTGTTGTATTGCAAGTGGAGTTACCTTTATTATGAACGGAGCGAATCATCGGATGGATGGGTTTTCGGCATATCCATTTAATATATTTGGAAATGGGTGGGAGAAGTATACACCTAATTTGTCTGATTTACCTTACAAAGGCGATACAGTTATAGGAAATGACGTTTGGATCGGTATGGATGCAACCATTATGCCTGGAATAAAAATAGGGGATGGTGCAATAATAGCAGCTAAATCTGTTGTGACGAGAGACGTCGCACCATATACAATTGTTGGCGGAAACCCTGCAAATAAAATAAGGGAGAGATTTTCAAATGCAATAATAGAAGAATTATTACAAATTCAATGGTGGCATTTTGATATTGAAAAAATAACTGAAAATATAGGTGCTATTGTACAAGGAAATATAGAGCCATTAAGAAAGCTAAAAAGGGAATAA
- a CDS encoding MFS transporter, protein MSTNVEMKQNNGVSQVLKNRFVQGILASALFLQIGIWVRNFAVLLYVMEMTKGDAFAISMISVAEFAPIFIFSFIGGTFADRWKPKKTMIWCETLSSISVFAVLITLMFGTWKIVFFVTLISAILSQFSQPSGMKLFKQHLSAEQIQLAMSIYQTIFAIFMVLGPILGTFIFHSFGIYISIIITGIAFLLAAAVLLFLPKDLENDNEKKEITLLQEMLDGIKYVKKKKALTLLGLCFMAAGLGIGLIQPLGIFIVTEQLGLSKESLQWLLTVNGAGMIVGGALAMVFAKNVAPQKMLIIGMLGQAIGIGIIGYSTNLWVTLTAQLFSGLALPCIQIGINTLIIQKSDTDFIGRVNGILSPLFTGSMVVTMSIAGSLKEMFSLSMMYEGTAFLFIIGLLFILPIYNLKPTIVIESEISGKGSAIQNES, encoded by the coding sequence ATGTCGACAAATGTAGAAATGAAACAAAATAATGGGGTATCACAAGTATTAAAAAACAGGTTTGTACAAGGAATTTTAGCATCAGCATTATTTTTACAAATTGGAATATGGGTTCGGAACTTTGCGGTATTACTATATGTAATGGAAATGACAAAAGGTGATGCTTTTGCTATCTCGATGATTTCAGTTGCGGAGTTTGCTCCAATTTTCATCTTTTCCTTTATTGGTGGAACGTTTGCCGATAGGTGGAAGCCGAAAAAGACAATGATATGGTGTGAAACGTTAAGTTCTATTTCAGTATTTGCTGTATTAATTACTCTAATGTTCGGAACGTGGAAAATCGTATTTTTTGTAACACTTATTTCTGCAATCCTTTCGCAGTTTTCTCAACCATCTGGAATGAAATTATTTAAACAGCATTTATCGGCAGAACAAATCCAATTAGCAATGTCTATTTATCAAACAATATTTGCGATATTTATGGTTTTAGGACCGATTCTTGGAACATTTATTTTTCATAGTTTTGGAATTTATATTTCAATTATTATTACAGGTATCGCTTTTTTACTTGCAGCAGCGGTGTTGTTATTTCTTCCGAAAGATCTTGAGAATGATAATGAGAAGAAAGAAATCACTCTGTTACAGGAAATGCTTGATGGTATTAAGTATGTCAAAAAGAAAAAAGCATTAACTTTGCTAGGGCTTTGCTTTATGGCAGCAGGACTAGGGATAGGATTAATTCAGCCATTAGGTATATTTATCGTAACTGAGCAATTAGGACTGTCAAAAGAGAGTTTACAATGGTTACTAACAGTCAATGGTGCAGGAATGATTGTTGGCGGTGCTTTAGCGATGGTATTTGCAAAAAACGTTGCGCCGCAAAAGATGTTAATTATCGGTATGCTCGGTCAGGCGATTGGCATCGGTATTATAGGTTATTCGACAAATTTATGGGTAACACTTACAGCGCAACTTTTTAGTGGGTTAGCTCTTCCATGTATCCAAATAGGTATTAATACGCTCATTATTCAAAAAAGCGATACAGATTTTATTGGTCGTGTAAATGGCATTTTAAGTCCACTATTCACCGGTTCAATGGTAGTAACGATGAGTATTGCTGGCTCATTAAAGGAGATGTTTTCATTAAGTATGATGTATGAAGGAACGGCTTTCCTATTTATAATTGGATTATTGTTTATTTTACCTATATACAATTTAAAGCCAACGATAGTAATAGAAAGTGAAATAAGTGGTAAAGGAAGTGCTATACAAAATGAATCCTAA
- the cypA gene encoding cytochrome P450: MAMKNKVGIRIEDGINLASAQFKEDAYEIYKESRKVQPVLFVNKTELGAEWLITRYEDALPLLKDNRLKKDPANVFSQDTLNVFLTVDNSDYLTTHMLNSDPPNHNRLRSLVQKVFTPKMIAQLEGRIQDIADDLLNEVERKGSLNLVDDYSFPLPIIVISEMLGIPKEDQAKFRIWSHAVIAYPETPEEIKETEKQLSEFITYLQYLVDMKRKEPKEDLVSALILAESEGHKLSARELYSMIMLLIVAGHETTVNLITNTVLALLENPNQLQLLKENPKLIDAAIEEGLRYYSPVEVTTSRWADEPFQIHDQTIEKGDMVVIALAAANRDETVFENPEVFDITRENNRHIAFGHGSHFCLGAPLARLEAKIAITTLFERMPELQIKGNREDIKWQGNYLMRSLEELPLTF, from the coding sequence ATGGCAATGAAAAATAAAGTTGGAATAAGAATAGAGGATGGCATTAATTTAGCTTCAGCTCAGTTTAAAGAAGATGCGTATGAAATCTATAAAGAGTCTAGAAAAGTGCAACCTGTTTTATTTGTGAATAAAACTGAACTAGGGGCGGAATGGCTTATAACAAGATATGAAGATGCTTTACCACTATTAAAAGATAATCGCTTAAAAAAAGATCCGGCCAATGTGTTTTCTCAAGATACATTGAATGTGTTTCTTACTGTTGACAATAGTGATTATTTAACGACGCACATGTTAAATTCAGATCCACCTAACCACAATCGTCTGCGATCACTTGTACAAAAAGTTTTCACACCGAAGATGATCGCACAATTGGAAGGTAGAATTCAGGATATCGCAGATGATTTATTAAACGAAGTTGAACGAAAAGGTTCATTAAACCTTGTGGATGATTATTCATTCCCATTACCAATCATTGTAATAAGTGAAATGCTCGGCATTCCAAAAGAAGATCAAGCGAAATTTAGAATTTGGTCTCATGCTGTCATTGCTTACCCAGAAACACCAGAAGAAATAAAAGAAACTGAAAAGCAACTATCTGAGTTTATTACATACCTTCAATATTTAGTTGATATGAAACGAAAAGAGCCGAAAGAAGACTTGGTTAGTGCTTTAATACTTGCAGAAAGTGAAGGACATAAACTTAGCGCTCGAGAACTATATTCAATGATAATGTTATTAATTGTGGCGGGACACGAAACAACGGTAAATTTAATAACAAATACAGTATTAGCGCTTCTTGAAAATCCGAATCAATTACAGTTATTAAAAGAAAACCCAAAATTAATTGATGCAGCTATTGAGGAAGGATTACGATATTATTCTCCAGTTGAAGTAACAACTTCAAGATGGGCAGATGAACCTTTTCAAATTCACGACCAAACAATTGAAAAAGGAGATATGGTTGTCATTGCATTAGCTGCTGCAAACCGTGATGAAACCGTATTTGAGAATCCGGAAGTATTCGATATTACTCGCGAGAACAATCGTCACATTGCTTTTGGTCATGGTAGCCATTTCTGCCTAGGCGCTCCACTTGCTAGGTTGGAAGCAAAAATTGCTATTACTACTTTGTTTGAGAGAATGCCTGAACTACAAATAAAAGGGAATCGTGAAGACATTAAATGGCAAGGTAATTATTTAATGCGTTCTTTAGAGGAATTACCATTAACATTCTAG
- a CDS encoding cytochrome P450 gives MASPENVILVHEISKLKTKEELWNPYEWYQFMRDNHPVHYDDEQDVWNVFLYDDVNRVLSDYSLFSSRRERRQFAIPPLETRININSTDPPEHRNVRSIVSKAFTPRSLEQWKPRIQSIANELVKDIENCSEVDIVEQFAAPLPVTVISDLLGVPTTDRKKIKAWSDILFMPYSKEKFNDLDAEKGIALNEFKAYLLPIVQEKRYHLTDDIISDLIRAEYEGERLTDEEIVTFSLGLLAAGNETTTNLIINSFYCFLVDSPATYKEVREKPKLISKAVEEVLRYRFPVTLARRITEDTNIFGPLMKKDQMVVAWVSAANLDEKKFSQASKFNIHRIGNEKHLTFGKGPHFCLGAPLARLEAEIALTTFINAFEKIALSPSFNIEQCILENEQTLKFLPIRLKPQ, from the coding sequence ATGGCTTCGCCTGAAAATGTGATTTTAGTTCATGAAATTTCAAAGCTGAAAACGAAAGAAGAATTGTGGAATCCGTATGAGTGGTATCAATTTATGAGGGATAATCACCCAGTACATTATGATGATGAGCAAGATGTTTGGAATGTTTTTTTATATGATGATGTAAATCGAGTCTTATCGGATTATAGCTTATTTTCAAGTAGAAGGGAACGAAGACAATTTGCAATCCCACCTTTAGAAACTAGGATAAATATTAACTCTACAGATCCACCAGAACATCGCAACGTACGTTCTATCGTTTCTAAAGCATTTACTCCAAGAAGTTTAGAACAATGGAAACCTCGAATACAGTCTATCGCAAATGAACTTGTAAAAGATATTGAAAACTGTAGTGAAGTTGATATCGTTGAACAGTTTGCTGCTCCTTTACCTGTTACCGTCATATCCGATTTATTAGGAGTGCCAACAACTGACCGTAAAAAGATTAAAGCATGGTCTGATATTCTATTTATGCCGTATAGTAAAGAAAAGTTTAATGATCTGGATGCAGAAAAGGGGATAGCACTAAATGAATTTAAAGCATATCTTCTACCGATCGTTCAGGAAAAGAGATATCATTTAACCGATGATATTATCTCTGATTTAATACGAGCTGAATATGAAGGTGAAAGATTAACTGATGAAGAAATTGTGACTTTTTCTTTAGGCTTATTAGCCGCGGGTAATGAAACAACTACAAATTTAATCATTAATAGTTTTTACTGCTTTTTAGTGGACTCACCTGCAACATATAAAGAAGTAAGAGAAAAACCTAAATTAATTTCGAAAGCGGTTGAGGAAGTATTACGCTATCGCTTTCCGGTTACATTAGCTAGGAGAATTACAGAGGACACCAATATATTTGGACCTTTAATGAAAAAGGATCAGATGGTTGTTGCGTGGGTTAGTGCAGCAAATTTAGATGAGAAAAAGTTTTCACAAGCATCTAAGTTTAATATACATCGAATAGGAAATGAAAAGCATTTAACCTTTGGTAAGGGCCCTCACTTTTGCTTAGGGGCACCACTTGCGCGTTTAGAAGCTGAGATTGCATTAACTACCTTTATAAATGCTTTTGAAAAGATAGCATTATCTCCATCATTCAATATAGAACAATGTATATTGGAAAATGAACAAACTTTAAAATTCTTACCTATTCGCCTAAAACCTCAATAA
- a CDS encoding PadR family transcriptional regulator: MYVDILLLAELTSGPKYGYEIKKNIQNRLGENFELNHNMLYPSLRRFENMGAITKKVHTQVGKPNRNMYDITETGEEIFSEMLREFPEKLATNNIEFLVRIALFEKLDYEARKEVLTIRQDILHKQLTAIQSLDANSPFITEVIEFSKSRIEHELLWITSLMKKI, encoded by the coding sequence ATGTATGTTGATATTTTATTGCTCGCAGAATTGACGTCAGGGCCAAAATATGGGTATGAAATAAAGAAAAATATTCAAAATCGGTTAGGAGAGAATTTTGAATTAAATCATAATATGCTTTATCCTTCTCTTCGACGTTTTGAGAATATGGGGGCTATAACGAAAAAAGTACATACACAAGTCGGTAAGCCCAATCGAAATATGTACGACATAACTGAAACAGGAGAAGAAATCTTTTCTGAAATGTTGCGCGAGTTTCCCGAAAAACTCGCGACAAACAATATAGAATTTCTTGTTCGTATCGCGCTTTTTGAAAAGCTTGATTATGAAGCTAGAAAAGAAGTTTTAACAATACGCCAAGACATACTACATAAACAACTTACCGCTATTCAATCTCTAGATGCTAACTCACCTTTTATTACAGAAGTCATTGAATTTAGTAAATCACGTATCGAACATGAATTGCTCTGGATTACATCACTTATGAAGAAAATATGA
- a CDS encoding peptidoglycan D,D-transpeptidase FtsI family protein — protein sequence MKKQEKKSGRAVTMRLNILFFCVFILFSAMIIQLGKVQIIDGETYKNEVEKRENATVSLSVPRGKIFDREGNPVVDNKSLRTITYTKMKGVKSEEILKTARQLADIIEIPQEDIDKLTETDKKDFWMQLNPTLTEKLVSKKEINKFRDKDITGKNLDKKIEELKRKRVTDKNLQDLTDKDIKVLAIKSKMTSGYQMAPQIIKKDVSEKEFTIISEGLANLPGVDVSVDWERVYVNDGLFRSVLGNVSNSDEGLPSERLDYYLVRDYSRNDRVGKSYIEQQYEDVLHGTKKEVRSVADKQGTTIRTETISEGKSGKNLTLTIDMELQKKVEESIEKILKAYKGSESMLDRAFVVMMNPKNGQVLSMAGKRLVEKDGKTEIEDYALGTMTSSYELGSTVKGATVLTGFETKAITPGTYFYDAPMKFKGTREKKSWKEFGNIDDLRALQVSSNVYMFHTALKIAGVDYVRNSSLNIKQEYFDKMRYYFRQFGLGVPTGIDLPNETAGQIGKKDNQPGFLLDYSIGQYDTYTPLQLVQYISTIANGGYRMKPQIVQEVREQTSQKDEIGKVVHAVEPIVLNKVDMKEEYIKQVKEGFRKVFQDGDGTGVRAFQKASYKPAGKTGTAQTVYGGESDIGRNEKGERRECYNLTLAGYAPYDNPEVAFSVVVPWVMNDKSGINSDIGKEVLDAYFELKNKRLTGETLQKDSSQEG from the coding sequence GTGAAAAAACAAGAGAAAAAAAGTGGTAGAGCAGTAACAATGCGGTTAAACATTCTATTTTTTTGTGTATTTATATTATTTTCTGCCATGATCATACAATTAGGTAAAGTACAAATTATCGATGGTGAGACGTATAAAAATGAAGTAGAGAAGAGAGAAAATGCAACGGTAAGCCTTTCTGTCCCGCGTGGAAAAATATTTGATCGAGAAGGGAATCCAGTAGTTGATAATAAGTCTTTACGTACAATTACATATACAAAGATGAAAGGTGTAAAATCAGAAGAAATATTAAAAACAGCAAGACAACTTGCAGACATAATTGAAATACCACAAGAAGATATAGATAAACTAACTGAGACGGATAAGAAAGATTTTTGGATGCAATTAAATCCGACACTAACCGAAAAATTAGTATCTAAAAAAGAAATAAATAAGTTCAGAGATAAAGATATTACCGGAAAAAATTTAGATAAAAAAATTGAAGAGTTAAAAAGAAAACGAGTTACGGATAAAAATCTTCAGGATTTAACAGATAAAGATATAAAAGTGTTAGCTATTAAAAGTAAGATGACTTCTGGTTATCAAATGGCTCCACAAATTATTAAAAAAGACGTTAGTGAAAAGGAATTTACTATAATTAGTGAAGGTTTGGCGAATCTCCCAGGTGTAGACGTGTCGGTTGATTGGGAGAGAGTGTATGTGAATGATGGATTATTCCGATCCGTTCTTGGAAATGTTTCTAATTCTGATGAAGGATTACCAAGTGAACGATTAGATTATTACTTAGTACGTGATTATAGCCGAAATGATAGGGTTGGAAAAAGTTATATCGAGCAGCAATATGAAGATGTACTTCATGGTACAAAAAAAGAAGTAAGAAGCGTTGCAGATAAACAAGGTACTACAATTAGAACGGAGACAATTTCGGAGGGAAAGAGCGGTAAGAACTTAACTTTAACAATAGATATGGAATTACAGAAAAAAGTAGAAGAAAGTATAGAAAAAATATTAAAGGCATATAAAGGATCAGAATCCATGTTGGACCGTGCTTTCGTTGTAATGATGAATCCGAAAAACGGACAAGTATTATCAATGGCTGGGAAAAGACTTGTAGAAAAAGACGGGAAAACAGAAATTGAAGACTATGCATTAGGTACAATGACTAGTTCATATGAGTTGGGATCAACAGTTAAAGGTGCCACAGTTTTAACTGGATTTGAAACGAAAGCTATAACACCAGGTACTTATTTTTATGATGCACCTATGAAGTTTAAAGGTACTAGGGAGAAGAAGTCTTGGAAAGAGTTTGGAAATATTGATGATTTAAGAGCGTTACAAGTCTCTTCAAACGTTTATATGTTCCATACAGCATTAAAAATTGCAGGTGTGGATTATGTGAGAAATAGTTCATTAAATATTAAACAGGAATACTTTGATAAAATGAGGTACTATTTTAGACAATTCGGATTAGGTGTTCCAACGGGTATCGATTTACCGAATGAAACAGCTGGACAAATTGGTAAAAAAGATAATCAACCTGGTTTCTTATTAGATTACTCAATTGGCCAGTACGACACGTATACACCACTTCAGCTCGTACAGTATATTTCAACAATTGCAAACGGCGGATATCGAATGAAGCCACAAATTGTTCAAGAGGTAAGAGAGCAAACTTCGCAAAAAGATGAGATTGGTAAAGTTGTGCATGCAGTAGAACCAATAGTTTTAAATAAAGTTGATATGAAAGAGGAATATATAAAGCAAGTAAAAGAAGGATTTAGAAAGGTATTCCAAGATGGAGATGGAACAGGAGTAAGAGCGTTCCAAAAAGCATCTTATAAACCAGCAGGTAAAACAGGAACAGCACAGACAGTATACGGTGGAGAAAGTGATATTGGAAGAAATGAAAAGGGCGAGAGAAGAGAATGTTATAACTTAACGTTAGCAGGGTATGCGCCATATGATAATCCAGAAGTAGCATTTTCCGTAGTTGTGCCGTGGGTTATGAATGATAAATCTGGTATTAACTCTGATATTGGAAAAGAAGTTTTGGATGCTTATTTTGAATTGAAAAATAAGCGATTGACTGGAGAAACTTTACAAAAAGATAGCTCTCAAGAAGGTTAA
- a CDS encoding aspartate/glutamate racemase family protein, which yields MKVIGLIGGLSWESTSLYYKHINTLTLSQYDQNAKLVLYSMDFGEVTTLLQNHQYEEVKNALVTVAKKVEKSGADCLLMCSNTVHLFAEEVESAISIPLLHIGDVSAKEMVEQNIKRIGLLGTKQTMEQDFYKSRLANYNIETIIPNEEDRNFIHHVILNELSKGIISEISKEKLLQITKSLIQNGAEGILLGCTEIPLLISQNDLTVPVFDTAFLHANTAVQFAG from the coding sequence ATGAAAGTAATTGGTTTAATTGGCGGACTAAGTTGGGAATCTACATCATTATATTATAAACATATTAATACACTTACACTCTCTCAATATGATCAAAATGCAAAGCTTGTTTTATATAGCATGGACTTTGGTGAAGTAACTACTTTATTACAAAATCATCAATATGAAGAAGTGAAAAATGCATTAGTCACAGTTGCAAAAAAAGTTGAAAAATCTGGAGCTGACTGTTTATTAATGTGTTCTAATACTGTCCATTTATTTGCTGAAGAGGTAGAAAGTGCAATATCCATCCCGCTTCTTCATATTGGTGATGTAAGTGCTAAAGAAATGGTAGAACAGAATATTAAGCGTATCGGACTATTGGGTACGAAACAAACGATGGAACAAGACTTCTATAAATCACGACTAGCAAACTATAACATTGAGACAATCATCCCAAATGAAGAGGACAGAAATTTTATTCATCATGTAATTTTAAATGAATTAAGTAAAGGGATTATTTCAGAAATATCAAAAGAAAAGCTATTACAAATTACAAAATCATTAATTCAAAATGGCGCAGAAGGTATACTACTAGGCTGCACCGAAATTCCACTGCTTATTTCCCAAAACGATCTTACTGTTCCTGTGTTTGATACTGCTTTTTTACATGCAAATACTGCTGTGCAGTTTGCAGGATAA
- a CDS encoding DUF1540 domain-containing protein yields MAQDVLCEVNNCKFWANGNKCSADAIYVVSHKGKQASTTEETDCKTFDPEV; encoded by the coding sequence ATGGCACAAGACGTTTTATGTGAAGTAAACAACTGTAAATTTTGGGCTAACGGTAATAAATGTAGCGCAGACGCAATTTATGTAGTAAGTCATAAAGGGAAACAGGCATCGACTACAGAAGAAACAGATTGCAAAACTTTCGATCCGGAAGTATAA